tctctgtttcaactcaatgaattctaattcataataaatcaagtgtattaatcaattacatgtttgattttacactttcatcttcgatgtactcaaaactttctagaaacatcattcgtaccttgcgaaattcacaagaatcccacgaacaccaacatcattcaccgagtaaatatcaataaaaatgaataatgaagtattgatacaaaatttcatttacgacgaagtgataatccacgaagattacgaaatttctaaagttttagagattattcatttctagttccagctgaaaatcaaatgagtttaatacgatattaactcattaaatctgtattacatttgaagaaaatatacatattaatattttcataaaaattgtaatgaaattctctcgtacaaaagattacttgtgaaacttttaacgggtaggtaatacccgagagatatataaatttacaattaatatgttacattcttagattctaatttagcaaatcatccactatactccctacttttacaacaatatacattcttttatagaaatcaaaacaaccatactcattcaaatctaattacatattctgattttgaaatctcagaatccaattcgagatataaccggtatcatcactcttagattcctacatctttcaaagttgtACTTTGACTTCACTGTgtaagaacatcatttctattcatagaacccagaaaaatatttgtatcattcaataacctagaacatcatatgtatattaacgattacaatctgtgttcaaacccctcgaaaatcctgaagacacttcaaataatgaacaatcgagatgtttgatccaaccacatgttacccacagtcatgcacctgaaaaactctcatggtttaacacgtatccgtgccaAATCCTTttgtatttattagcaaaaataacttttcaatcccttttcaacgtagacagttttgtcacagctccaacaaaccaacttcatttgttcatttgaataagccttattataacgattaccccttcatcattgttaccggggaaccttttatatctcgccacattagcagtaaacttaccaacaacttcattgatcttctaGCCTCTCCGAAaaaaaaaatcactatacttatttatTGGAATCCTATCATATACTCTTCTGCATCTTGTAATAGTAGtttccataccaaaaagcttgaatcattcttcttgaatttcgcagcaattctacgccaacagttatatatatatatatatatacatataacgtctatctccaagacttacatacttcgaatgtgaagtttctgaaaaacaccccaatctacgaattagttctccgaatttttggaaaagctgatgaagcagcagaaactgtagacaactgtaattgttaaaagtttgatgataaagaatagtgtgttggtgaagctcagaaaaagaggaggtttgaaactggaaaacggattgagcaaaccatgaaggaggctgtggacaaatcacaaagactaaatctgccttcaaaaaatccaaatgattcaatgtctgctgaagtctttagcgaataccttactccttattctaaacccttgtggacaatattcttcatcatcctctgatcttagatattttaagatatcatcatatcgttcattataaatatcttcgatgtttctgaagatatcttcataactattgttatccgaaatcatttacctcttcgagctatctgtgttacatcataaaagaaactattttagtttctaaattctaaaaccttcgagtttaaaatatgaatgtttttgaagtagtgttgggaactgaagcatgagttagtataatataatgacacttgatcaacgtgattatattacagtaagtcatgctgagtttctaatgggacatgacgattcacagaccataccatcatcgtgtgccatgttacacgactctggtattctatttaacctctaaaaatatcaagaaaatattttcttgatgattcagtctttttcggatatactgctaatttgacaaatcaaatcgtgctactacctttcctttctactttgtatattatgataattcgaaactccatacctacgaattctggaccattacttgcgaaaagaaaataaaagcatgaaacttcgaaatagaaaggggggtataaatcacagcaaatagaaaagatcattaactgtagatgtcaataattatagaaAGACAGCAGCTGGGacttcgaaaaataaggaaagatataaagtccgatagcaacacataaattacaaaccgtgtatatcaatacgtattgcaacgtaaagacatgggagaattaaaaacactatagtcctaaggtaatagtaaaagtaaataaaatcctccggtggtagatgaaagataagaataacatatatgaaagttaggagtatatcaaggatcagaacgggatggagcatattaacgaatgttttaaagtatgatttgagggaggaagaatagaaggtgtgagctgtgggaataaggaaacgaagagggtggatatatagtaaaaatattcgACAGGGAAAttaaaatagattatcgcatttaatcaaagcggatcctaatttccttaattaccgaagaattaaatcttattacgaagattttctctaaatcccttgaactccgaaaatcaatcctatctactcaaaagatatgacgaatctacacttactcatttcactcttttgtgatagcttcactcgtactcttcacataaataaattgttttatccatattactataaGACGATAAACTCTAATTTCAAACTCAtataagtcatgaaaacatacttattgtcagccatgaccattccaatcaaatttcgggacgaaatttctttaacgggtaggtactgtgacaacccagaaattttcgaccaaatctaaacttgatctttatatgtttccgacacgataagcaaagtctgtattattgaaatctcaaaaactttgaactgtgttcatgtattcatttacccttcggctactcttgacgattcacgaacaactatgtgtaaatagatatgtatgaatatatacatatgtgtgattattaaattgagaaatattaataaaacatttaacaatttggttgatatgaaaataagttattatATGACTTGGGAacgttaataaaatattaaacgtataCTTATTCGTCTTAGATAAACATCTATGTAATAAGACGTGTTATGTgaaacgtgtatgtatatgtagtcaaagtatattgaacatatatataagcagtttcgaatacaattaatagtTATAGTAACATTTGATTGTTATTGAACAAGCTAAtacaaacttataaggatttaaaaataaacataagttctagtaatagatATGTCaactgaatataattagttttaggagATAAACTTTATTATAGTTATTTGATTTCAAATGTATGAAAACGTTTTCAGTCTAAAAGAAttctattactaaaacattttataaagtaatttgaatatgtatataaaacctaattaatgTTTTATAAATCACAAGTACATATAGTTAttgtttcaaaaatataaaacattttgaatatatataaaattagaaaatataattaaagctttatattatatatataaaacgtgctACGATATATTTTGAAAGATTAACACATTTTGCAATATGTCAAGAagtagattattaaagttattatcattatcttttattgttataaattttaggaATTATATATAACTATTAGAGTGTCTCgtcttcttttaaaaacgaatataactttataaatatctagaaccacttttgacatgttgttaccgagccattttaataaggataaaggttttaacgttatcttaaaatttagaatctttctagaaaccttttgacaaagttataaataataatggtccgtgatttaattgaatataaatatataaataacttgcaacttgtaattaaaaacgtgtttatatatattttgaattattaataaacgatattagtattcgattagtgagtcgattgatatttaaataagtaaTTAAAATATTTGACAAGTCAGAGTAAAGGCTAGTACATAAATGTTTCATACCAatttatgttatattatgaaaacgatttttaataaacttcgaaatataattagttttgaaaagctaaataatatattattaaatattttaattataatatgtacaaattatatttctaaataagatatatagatatatatgtagatatgtatatagttatatattttacaaaatgattaaatataatattaattagatacaaaacgttttgattaatattatcatatatttataacgagacgatgatttaaagaagcaaatgaccaaaacactcgaacgttcaagttACATATAGAGTGATATAGTTTTTGGGCTATTTAAGTCTATTTATTGATAAACGTACACGTCGTGTATCGTTTAATAcaagttttctaaacatacgagaCAATATTCGATAAACCAGAAcctggacataagtcgagcgtaaacgtacaagTTATTGGAACTGAGGTTCCATGTCATATatactcgtaaatataatataatatatataattatataaattaattaaaaatatatattaaataataataaaaagtgtcGGCAGCCTGAATTAATGGATCCTGAGTTAGcagagggtgccatgcgatcgcatggcctatacatttcagcctcatgcgatcgcatggtgtgcaGATTCAGAAAACTTCTATAAAGCTTGCGAGTTTCAGTTCATTCAGCACATACACTGATATCTCtgcgatatttatatttatatttatattattattattattattattattattattattattattattattattattattattattattattattatcaagattattaatattaatcttattatcattagtattagtattattagaagttatattattagtaatatacataaaatactacgacgagggtatgttcgagctattttaaaacatgttttgcgagcgggatagggctaaggaaattatgggttatagctatggaggttatgggtaatgttcgagggtatgctcgtgaggtcaaactagtgtttatcatttccattgcgtctacgtactttcctgcaatattgaatcacaatattgattcgtgagcactcatatcctatcttttatatattaatagtgtatccttgactagtgctcgagtatatatgtttatgcatgcttttatGCTAAACTTTCATCGTTAGAAAGTTTTGAGGAATTATGAATTTAATacgtatgctactgagataaggtatatgatatgcatgtcgttggaaagctggcgaaaaattaataacttttcatttagaaagcgtatggtttcgatgaacggtttaaaagatatagtcaattgaattatctataattttaagtattattgttaaaatgattattatcattactatcgccgttattatcgtcgttattattattatctaataataataattattattattatcattatcattataagtattatcattaaaaattgtcatttttattagtattactattgttattatcagtaagattattattaacattatcattattattattattattattattattattattattattattattattattattatatttattattattatcattaaaacagttattagtattatcattaatgttattataatatttattattattagtatcattatcattaaaattaatattagtatcatataattattatgactaatattaattatcattattataaatgcgatataaaagaggactaaaaactattaaaaaaatcaattagaaaataatgagtataagtatcatgatgaaattaaaatattataagatatggatttagataaaaatatcgttttcattatttttattattattattattattattattattattattattattatttttattattattattattattattattattattattattattattattattattattattattattattattattattattatcatcatcatcatcattattattattattactattattaaaagtatcattaatattaaaactatcatttttaataaaattatcatttttagtagaaatatcattgtttttataaaatatcattattattatcaatattattttatcaaataaatatgagaTACAAAGATTtatttaccacgcgtaatataattacattaataatacctaccactatagttttacgatattaagtgaactttataaattttattacttaagatatataaaagtatatttttatcatatataaattttaatataaatttttttcttattaataaatgacttttattatttactttaataaaatttgataaatatatttaatataaaacaactatatttatgttatataataaacacgtataaattttggaaatcattttgagtcaaattgacttttgttgacttttgcatgataatctcgagcattaggattgtgataaactatgacctgacctaaattgttagatagttattgaccaacatataaatatatataattaatattggttcgtgaatccgaagccaaccttgcacttgttcagtgccgtcatatgcatatttactacgaaatacagtattgtgagtttcatttgctctctttttaaatgcttttgcaatatatatttttgagactgagaatacatgcactgcttttataaatgttttacgaaataaacacaagtaatcaaaattacattctatggttgaattatcgaattgaataacaccctttttagtctgataatctaagaattagggaacagaaaccctaattgacgcggatcctaaagatagatctattgggcctaacaaacgccatccgggttacggatgctttagtacttcgattttatcatgtccgatgagagtcccggaatgatggggatattctagacgcgttttgttaatgtcgattaccaggtattcaccatatgaatgatttttatctctatgcagtttttgcgaaatgcctgatatgagatgatgtttatgaaaaatagaaatgaaaatcttgtggtctattaaaattatggaaataattgattatgataaactaatgaactcaccaaccttttggttgacacttgaaagcatgtttattcttaggtttgaaagaaatcttccgctgtacatttgctcattttaaagatattacttggagtcatacatgacatatttcaaaggtcgttgcattcaagtcattgagttcaataaagatcattattaagtaaatgacatattaagtcatctatagtttagatatattatgaaaggatatgcatacttgtcaactttcgatgtaatgaaaggtcgtcttttaaaaacgaatgcaatgtttgtgaatgtatcatatagaggtcaaatacctcgcaatgtaaccatatgttattgtattcgtccttatggattaggatgggtcgcttcagattcaagcaattgaagatatggtATCTCCAAAAACAAAAAAAAGAAGTGCAAAGCTTGAATGGAAGATTGGCAAATTTAACAAGGTTTTTGTGTAGAGCAGCAGATCGTTCATTACCATTCACGAGGGTTTTGAAAAgctgtttaaataaaaaatattttgCGTGGACGGAAGAGGCTGAAACAGCTTTTCAAGATGTTAAACGACTTTTAATAGAGTTACAAATGTTAACTGCACCAGTAGCAGGAGAAACATTAATTCTGAATATGGCAGTGTCGGCAGAAGCCATTAGTTCAGTTTTAATCGCAGAACGAAATGGAGTGCAAATGCCAATATATTTTGTCTGTAAGATATTACAGTAAAGTGAAACCAATTATCCGCCCATTGAAAAAATGGTATATGCTTTAGTATACACAGCTAGACGACTCAGGCGGTATTTTCAAGGACATCCAATTCTTGTATTAACAGATCAACCAATAAAGCAAATTTTGAAACATCCAGAATCATCAGGGCGTCTAGCGAAATGGGCAATtgagttgggggagtatgaaatcaatttttCACCTAGACATGCAGTCAAAGGGCAAATTTTGGCAAATTTTCTTTTAGAAACGACTGAAATAGTAGATTATTCAAGAAATACTAAAATTAGTATTTGCATGTGGGAGTTGCATACTGATGGAGCATCAAGTGAAGAGGGAGTTGGTGCAGGATTGGTGCTTACAAGCCCGGAAGGGGAAGAGCATACGTATGCACTCAAGTTTTGTTTTTATGCAtctaacaatgaagcagagtataaGGCATTGCtttccggcctccgcatagcgttTAAAATGGGAATAAAATATTTACGTGCCTATGTGGATTCTCAAATTGTTGCACAACAAGTTAATGGGACATTTGAAGCAAAAGATATATCAATGAAGCGATATTTACAGTTGGTTGAGAAGATTTCCAAAAATTTTGAAACCTTGGAGGTTGTGCAAATATCaagaaataagaacaaaaaagcaGATGTGTTGAGCAAGTTAGCAACATTTGATCATTTACATAAGAAAGTTTTGGTAGAAGTTTTGAAGGATAAGTCCATAAATAAAAGGTGGTAGTAGCAACCGTTGAGGAAGGAGGATTGTGTTGAATGACTCCTTATGTGAAGTATTTGTAGGACGGAACACTTCCAGATGACGTCACGGAAGCAAGACGGATAAAGGTAAGTGCTCCACTCTACGTATTGGAGAATGGTGTGCTCTACAGAAAGTCTTTTAACGGTCCAAATTTGAGGTGTTTAGCACCACAACAAGCTGTAGTTGTGGTAAAAGAAATGCATGAAGATTTGTGTGCCCAGCATTCTGGTTATAGAACCATTGTGGCTCGAATTATGAGACAAGGGTATTATTGGCAAACAATCTATAGGGATACGGCAGAAACAATTAAAGCATGTGATGCATGTCAGCGGCACGGGACCGTCCAACGTTTGCCAAAATATGATTTAATTTCAGTGTCATTCGCATGACCAttttgcaaatgggcaattgacatagtaggACCATTCCCGAGAAGTGTTGgcaatgcaaattttttggtggtTGCATTTGATTATTTCACCAAATGGGTTGAATCAAAGGTGTTAGCACGGATAAAGGGTGACAACATCAAGAAGTTTGTATGGAATGATATTGTGTGCAGATATGGTTTGCCAAACAAAAATTGTAAGTGATAATGGTAAAAAATTTGCAGATAACCCATTCAAAAGTTGGTGTGAGGAGTTAAGCATTAAACAAACATTCACCTCTGTTGCTCACCCACAAGCAAACGACCAAGTTGAAGTCACAAATAAGGAAATTTTAGCCGGCATAAAGGCTAGATTGGGTTTAAGTCAGACTAAATGGGTAGATGAAGTACCATACGTTATGTGGGCTCACCGTACAACGCCAAAACGGAGCACGGCAGAAACGCCGTTCAGCTTGGTATATGGAACTGAATCAGTAATAGCAGCTAAGATTCGTGTACCAACGCAAAAGGTTTTGGCATTTGATGTAGAAAAAATTTCATCCGTCTTGCGTGAAAACTTGAATTTATTGGAAAAAGGCGTATCATGGCCACTATACTTCAAGCGGATGCTAAGCAGCGAATGGCAAAATATTACAATAAACGGGTCAGGCATGTGCAATTCAGAAAAGAGGATTAGGTGTTAAGGGATAATGATGCAAGCAGACAAGCAAAACAAGGAAAGTCGGGGCCACGATGGGAAGGGCCATACAAAATCATACGAGCACATCCTAATGGATCATATACCCTCGTAGCACCCTCCGGTGAGGAAATGCAAAGAACGTGGAATGCAATGAGTCTAAAGAAATTTTGTGCTTAGTATTGCATATTCAAATAGCCTGATCAACTATTATGAATATGAGATGCAATCATACATGTAAAAATTTCTATAAGTAATAAGAATTAAAACATTCTTATAGCATATTGTTCATAATTTTTATCCACCCAAGGATTTTTAATCAGATGTCACAAATTGCGTGTCATCCCTGCCCACAGAAGAGAAGTTTATTCTCGGTGGCAGAAGTTCAATCATAAATAAAAGGTTGAAATGGCAGGGGATGACGTAGgactcctgtagtgacccgaacttttccatgattatatattataagagattaatatttacatgaacaaatgtttccaacatgttaagcaatcaaacttgttaagacttgattaattgaaacagattttgtgttaacgtttgaccacccagtttgtctgatgattcacgaacattataacttgtatatgacatgatactatatatatgaacatatatatatgtttaacatgatgaaatgataattaagtatctcattatgtatattaacaatgaactttatacataaaacaagactactaacttaagaaattcaaaacgatatctatacgtaacgattatcgttgtaataacgtcttaatatttatatattatattaagacatatcagtacatcatgttatcatgataatgtaacaatataacatctcattaaatgtaataacaatgggattaattgcaTTTAACGAGATTGTTAACttataggtttcaaaacaacacttacatgtaacgactaacgatgacttaacgacttagctaaaatgtatacacatgtaatgtattaagatgtattgatacacttttgaaagacttcatgacacaaatcaaagtacttctacttaacaaaaatgcttacaattacattctcattcattttcatcaaaaattctactcgtatgcacccgtattcgtactcgtacaatacacagcttctagatataaatactattggtatatacacttcaatgatcagctcttagcagccctcatttagtcaacaaacatgtggaaccattatttggcaactagcatgaatttttacactaaaaatcaaattaaaatttGCATATATGGACACCCTTGGTCACGTTTTTGatgcacacacacaaacacattttcaatcaactttcatgcatcaaattgatctctctcaaattctatcatattgttctaagtgttcttcatcatcttcatcaaaatctacatcaatctagctcataaatccaacctttgataaacctacaaaacaactactcaagaacacttcaataacactttcaagtttgtaagattacttccaagctttcaaatccattccaagtaatcatctaagatcaagaaacctttgttatttacagtaggttatctttctaattcaagataatattcatattcaaactttgattcgatttctataactataactatcttaattcaagtagaaatcttacttgaacttgtttttgtgttatgattctacttcaagaactttcaagccatccaagatcctttgaagctctagatcatattttgtcatttctagtaggtttacctactatacttgaggtagtgatgatgttcataacatcattcaattcatatatataaaactatcttattcaaagattataacttgtaatcattagaacatagtttagttaattctaaacttgttcgcaaacaaagctaatccttttaacttaacttttaaaatcaactaatcacatgttttatatctatatgatatgctaacttaatgatttaaaacttggaaacacgaagaacaccgtaaaaccggacatacgccgctgtagtaaaaccgggggctg
The window above is part of the Rutidosis leptorrhynchoides isolate AG116_Rl617_1_P2 chromosome 1, CSIRO_AGI_Rlap_v1, whole genome shotgun sequence genome. Proteins encoded here:
- the LOC139899643 gene encoding uncharacterized protein, which gives rise to MVYALVYTARRLRRYFQGHPILVLTDQPIKQILKHPESSGRLAKWAIELGEYEINFSPRHAVKGQILANFLLETTEIVDYSRNTKISICMWELHTDGASSEEGVGAGLVLTSPEGEEHTYALKFCFYASNNEAEYKALLSGLRIAFKMGIKYLRAYVDSQIVAQQVNGTFEAKDISMKRYLQLVEKISKNFETLEVVQISRNKNKKADVLSKLATFDHLHKKVLDGTLPDDVTEARRIKVSAPLYVLENGVLYRKSFNGPNLRCLAPQQAVVVVKEMHEDLCAQHSGYRTIVARIMRQGYYWQTIYRDTAETIKACDAYMVCQTKIVSDNGKKFADNPFKSWCEELSIKQTFTSVAHPQANDQVEVTNKEILAGIKARLGLSQTKWVDEVPYVMWAHRTTPKRSTAETPFSLVYGTESVIAAKIRVPTQKVLAFDVEKISSVLRENLNLLEKGVSWPLYFKRMLSSEWQNITINGSGMCNSEKRIRC